A single region of the Bdellovibrio bacteriovorus genome encodes:
- a CDS encoding tRNA (cytidine(34)-2'-O)-methyltransferase, giving the protein MPSSDSQKLFRIVLIEPEIPQNTGNIGRTCVATNCELHLVGKMGFEINDTNLKRAGLDYWPHLSWHRHATFEDWWSKVEDTSRIWLFTTKTKRTYFEPKFQPGDWFVFGKETKGLDPDLLLKYPNQTVTIPMIGQGARSLNLATSVAIAAYEGVRQVNYST; this is encoded by the coding sequence TTGCCTAGTTCTGATTCGCAAAAACTTTTCCGCATTGTTCTGATCGAGCCCGAAATTCCGCAAAACACCGGAAACATCGGGCGCACCTGTGTTGCCACCAACTGCGAACTGCACTTGGTCGGCAAAATGGGTTTTGAAATCAACGACACCAACTTAAAACGCGCCGGCCTTGATTACTGGCCCCATCTTTCCTGGCACCGCCACGCCACATTCGAAGATTGGTGGAGCAAAGTCGAAGACACATCCCGCATCTGGCTCTTCACAACAAAAACAAAACGCACGTATTTCGAACCCAAATTCCAACCAGGCGACTGGTTCGTCTTCGGAAAAGAAACCAAGGGCCTAGATCCCGACCTCTTACTAAAATACCCAAACCAAACAGTAACAATCCCAATGATAGGCCAAGGAGCGCGCAGCCTAAACCTCGCTACGAGCGTTGCTATTGCCGCTTACGAAGGGGTTCGTCAGGTTAATTACTCGACATAG
- a CDS encoding gamma-glutamylcyclotransferase family protein, with the protein MTTTRFFVYGSFCEGMVHFNKIQNFLESSVLARVKATAYRLKVGFPAIVKAGSDLVPGQLVELKSSELLLSLMDEFHGYNRHDPDQSLYSREEVDVYPEGSSAPVRAWIYFLNPLKLPVNAAVIPGGDWKRSLEEHPSLTSKLSEKQVTYIQKLGKSTGREIVPIDLTLYRELMNLELIVDKGRRLALSKLGQEVYKHLA; encoded by the coding sequence ATGACTACAACACGTTTTTTCGTCTACGGATCTTTTTGTGAAGGCATGGTTCACTTCAACAAGATCCAAAATTTCTTGGAATCTTCAGTACTTGCGCGCGTTAAAGCGACGGCCTACCGTTTAAAAGTAGGCTTTCCGGCTATCGTTAAAGCCGGCAGTGACCTGGTTCCAGGTCAGCTTGTGGAACTGAAAAGCTCAGAGTTGCTTTTGAGCCTCATGGATGAGTTCCACGGCTACAACCGCCACGATCCAGATCAGAGTCTTTATTCTAGAGAAGAAGTGGATGTGTATCCAGAAGGCTCATCGGCTCCAGTCCGCGCTTGGATTTACTTCCTAAATCCATTAAAACTTCCGGTGAATGCCGCTGTGATTCCTGGCGGAGATTGGAAACGTTCTCTGGAAGAACATCCATCTTTGACGTCGAAGCTTTCAGAAAAGCAAGTCACGTACATTCAAAAGCTAGGAAAATCGACTGGCCGAGAGATTGTTCCTATTGACCTGACTTTGTATCGCGAACTCATGAACTTAGAGCTGATCGTCGATAAAGGTCGTCGTTTAGCTTTATCCAAACTTGGCCAAGAGGTTTATAAGCATCTTGCCTAG
- a CDS encoding P-II family nitrogen regulator: MKKIEAIIKPFKLDDVVDALAEVGVEGITVSEVRGFGRQKGRTEVYKGAEYVVDFLPKIKIEVVLPDALIDSAVEAIRKTAHTGKIGDGKIFVIPVESVLRIRTGEKDEQAL, encoded by the coding sequence ATGAAAAAAATTGAGGCGATCATAAAACCCTTCAAGCTCGATGATGTCGTCGACGCACTAGCAGAAGTCGGCGTAGAAGGTATCACTGTCTCAGAAGTTCGCGGGTTCGGAAGACAAAAAGGACGTACCGAAGTCTACAAAGGCGCCGAATACGTTGTCGATTTTCTACCAAAAATAAAAATAGAAGTAGTTTTACCTGACGCTTTGATTGATAGCGCAGTGGAAGCTATTCGTAAGACTGCACACACAGGAAAAATTGGTGACGGAAAAATCTTCGTGATCCCTGTGGAGTCTGTTCTTCGCATTCGCACCGGTGAGAAGGACGAGCAGGCACTTTAG